The following coding sequences lie in one Synechococcus sp. PCC 7336 genomic window:
- a CDS encoding DUF86 domain-containing protein, with the protein MTRRDSRDYLQDILTHIAAAERFVDGMAFDEFEADEKTIFALTRAIEVIGEATKKLPTSLTEPYPDIPWKGITGMRDKLIHAYFGVKLDVLWTTCQQDLQRLKPIIQAMLNQAENDAQESDKS; encoded by the coding sequence ATGACTAGACGAGATAGTCGCGACTATCTGCAAGATATCTTGACGCATATTGCCGCAGCCGAACGATTCGTAGACGGTATGGCCTTCGACGAATTTGAAGCCGATGAAAAAACCATCTTTGCACTCACCCGCGCCATTGAAGTCATCGGCGAGGCCACCAAGAAGCTTCCGACCTCCCTCACAGAGCCGTACCCAGACATTCCCTGGAAAGGCATCACTGGTATGCGAGATAAGCTAATCCATGCCTACTTCGGCGTCAAGCTAGACGTCCTATGGACCACCTGCCAGCAAGATTTACAACGACTAAAACCTATCATTCAGGCCATGCTCAACCAGGCAGAAAACGACGCTCAGGAGTCAGACAAATCATGA
- a CDS encoding nucleotidyltransferase family protein encodes MDPLETLKTQLTQLKPTLQKDYHISQLGIFGSYVRGEQTDDSDVDVLVEFDPNFRFGLFTFCHLENQLSDTLGKKVDLVMKDALKANIGQRILQEVIYL; translated from the coding sequence ATGGACCCCCTGGAAACCCTCAAAACCCAACTCACTCAACTGAAGCCAACCCTTCAGAAGGACTACCATATTAGCCAGCTCGGTATTTTTGGCTCCTATGTACGGGGCGAGCAAACCGACGACAGCGATGTCGATGTCTTAGTCGAATTCGATCCCAACTTTCGATTTGGGCTATTTACCTTCTGCCATCTCGAAAACCAACTCAGCGATACCCTCGGCAAAAAAGTCGATCTAGTGATGAAAGATGCCCTCAAAGCCAACATCGGCCAAAGGATTTTGCAGGAGGTTATCTATCTATGA